The segment GGTTGAAGGTGCTTCAAAGGGTTGTGATCCTCTGATAAAGATATCAATCCGCCCTCCATacgcattctctaaaatatacgtcgatATTAAGTGCGTTAGATATGCGTTAGAAATCGAATTACGCTTCATGGAAACATAAACCTCATACTTTACTGGGAACGACGGTTGTTTGTACAAGATTACGAAATCTTCCGACCGACGGGTCGACATCTTCCGGGTTTATTACTTCTTCGTCATCGTTGAAAGTAATCccttttttctttcgttttctcGTTTGTTTGTGTATTTCATCGTCCGTTATACCCAGCATAGATATACGTCTATTATGTGCAGTATTAAATTCTGTTAAATTCTGCAATAAATCGTACAATTATTGCTGCACGTTCCGATATAGTTTAAAAGCAGTTTATTGTTTGATATCAACGTACATCAAGTTCTGTCTCTGTTTCTGGTAAACCTAATAAACCGCCAGCATCGATATCTTCGGACAGTTTTTCTAATTCCTCGATAATAGGTCTTGTGCCTGTTTGAGGCCTTTCTCTAATGATATAATAACGGGTAGAAGCTCCAAAATGAAATGTACTGTCGATTGGTAATTGTGTAGGTTTATGAGCTTCCAATCGCATATTACCAATAAAAGTTCCGTGTGCTGAAGAAAACCAAAAGTTATAACGTAAATATCTTTTTTGAAACAGTTTATTTTTCCAAGTTATCAGTGTTTActtattattgttatttgaaTACTTACTGCTACCCAAATCGACAAGAAATGCACGATTTAGGTGTTTATGATAAACAAGGGCAGCATGAACACGAGAACAAGATGCGTGATCTATGCAAAAGTCATTTAATTGTTGATTACGGCCAAACAAATAGCATTTCTTTTCGTCCACCATTAATTTCTGTAACAAAGCAGTTGCTGTTCTTGATATCCCTTTTCTAGAGATACAGGATCCTTTAATTATTGCATGTAATACGTGATTACCGTACCTGAATTAATTTATCGTTTTTTAGTACGTCTAAATGCAATCCCACTGGTGGCTTCCCAGCCCTGAAAAACATAACCTATGTAAACTATGATATCTGATGCACATCAAAATTCGATGACACCGAAATGTTTAAACGCTGAAATACCAACGGAAAGTTTGCAAACGTACCAATTGGGCACTTCGTAATGATTAGCCATCAGCACTTTGCAATAATTTTGATGCGCTATCCAACGATGAAAATATTCAGTTCAGAAGGAAAACACATTCGATGTCAGCGATACCAGAACGTCATGTTAACCAAATTCTGATAAAATTTAGTTGCAACCTTTCATCGAAGTAGCTATCCACGCTCCATGTGTCGATTAATGTTTACCGAATCAACGgtagaaataataaatacatatacaCCAACAGATAGAAAATTGTTTCGTAAAAAATCTAACGTAAAATGTTATTTTGATGCCGTATACATATTTATACACTCTTCAAAGCTGTAGTCGAGTGGTTCTCCACCCTGTACGAAATTGTGAtatctaaaaatgaaaatcttgAAGGAATGAATGCATATCAATGGTTTTGCATAGTATTTTCCCTGGAACAATTAATCGTACATGTTTTATAGCTAACGTATAATGTAGCATTCTTTCATTACATCGAATTACACCGTAAGAAAGTAAACCCCTTATTTTACGACAGCCCTGTCATCCCTTTACGAATGGGATACTGTGCCTGAATAGACTGTACAAGATTATCAACGCGCATGCGCAAAACACCTCGGTCCGTCCTACGAACCTTTTCGCTTTCTACATTTCATTCCACTTCTTCCCTTCGTTCCGACGTATCGTTCGAACGCGTCTTAAGTCGTAATTTGGTGTTTATTGTCGATCATTATCGCGTACAGTCTAACGTAGAAAGTGAAATATGAGCGTGCGAGACACTGTGGGCGAATTAACGCAGATTTGTTTAGAGCTCCGCCGTAGCCTGAGATCGTCGCTTGATAAAAAGGAACAAGAAAAGTTAATATCAAAGCATATCAAAACATTCGCGGGAAGAGGGTTGCGTATCGCCGATTTCAAAACAGGTTATTGTTTTTAATATTTCCTTCTGTATAAATTACACGTCATGCAAGTGTTTTGTTGTGTATGTAAAAGAAATCATATCGAACGGTAGGTAGGGTTGCATTGAAACGCGTGTGTGCTTATTCGACGCTCATAAATTGATCGATATCGATCGTTTATTACCATCGAAATCGTTCCGAATGCTCTTGGCAAGCAAGTGAGTAATCTGTTGTTTCTAACCTTTGAGGATAGTCCGGTAAATATTGCCTTCGATTCGGATTTTTCCGTAAATTTAAATCGCATTTTGTGTCTCGTGTAAATCCGTGGTTAGTGCGTGTAGCCATAGTGAAATCTGTGTATCGAGGTTAACCTAAAAAAGTTTTTaacggttctctctggttttcGTTAGGTGAAAAATATCTTGTGTGATAGTATCCAATGTCGCGCAACGGAGACTCTAAGAAATCCAAGGAACAAAGCATGAAAGATATTGGGGGGGCGAATGTAGAGAAATCGAATCGACCATTGGGTTTGATCGGTAAAGAAACTGTTTTTCTTACGGAAGAGGAGAAACGCGAATATCTCGAGCTCAAAGAACTCGAGAAAGTTCTCGATCGAGAACTGTCCGATTTGAGAACTCAAGACAGAGAATTTCGTTCCACCGAAGAAATTATGGAATTATTGCACAAATACAACAATATCAAAGACGCAACTCAGGCAGTCATGGGGGAAATAGCTGTAGCGAATAGAACTACAGTTAAGAGCTTGTACCTACGTTATGGTTTATCCCCAGAAGATTAAATTTATATTGTCCTTATTCCTTACATCTCTTTTATTTTCACTATTGTTCCTCGTGCATACCGTTtgttcatttatttttatcctTAGCGAACGATTCATTTAATACCGTCAATGTCACTCAGTTAGTTATTATTCTTTCATTCTTCGATGTAGAAGTTATCTTACATTGAATGGTAACAATATTTTCAAAGGAATTCCTTCTTTTGAATATGTCAGGATTAGAATGGTTCAACGTCACAGAGGGATTATCTGTGTATCAACATCTTGCCGGAAAGATAATCTTTTTGGATTTCTTTACCTACTGTTGCATCAATTGTATGCACATTTTACCAGATTTAAATGCTCTTGAAAAGCAGTTCCCGGTCACAGATGGTCTGGTTGTTGTAAGTTCTTTTCTAAATACCCTGATATCT is part of the Colletes latitarsis isolate SP2378_abdomen chromosome 10, iyColLati1, whole genome shotgun sequence genome and harbors:
- the Nipp1 gene encoding nuclear inhibitor of protein phosphatase 1, yielding MANHYEVPNWAGKPPVGLHLDVLKNDKLIQKLMVDEKKCYLFGRNQQLNDFCIDHASCSRVHAALVYHKHLNRAFLVDLGSTHGTFIGNMRLEAHKPTQLPIDSTFHFGASTRYYIIRERPQTGTRPIIEELEKLSEDIDAGGLLGLPETETELDNLTEFNTAHNRRISMLGITDDEIHKQTRKRKKKGITFNDDEEVINPEDVDPSVGRFRNLVQTTVVPSKRMRMEGGLISLSEDHNPLKHLQPTSTTPQLYQDLPPEQFTPSSLSLNPFSSALSSLTSRLGIALPNPAPEVEMAPNQIPTETPHVPEIPGPTETRTMEPKKKKYAKEAWPGKKPIPTLLV